The DNA sequence atcaaatctcgatatatcgcccagccctaactcaaAGActatcaaaaaaaaacaatgggaATCCCGGGATCTGGCACACTGATATAAAGACTGCGCTCACCTGCTCCGACTCCTCTTCGCTGATGTTGGTGCGACCCAACATGGTGGCCTTCACCGTGGACAGGATTTTGAGTTGAGTGCTGATGGTGGGGATGCGCTCACACACCTGAAACAAGATTGGAGTCACAGTtgagaacaaaaaaaacctacCAAAATAACAACACGCAAGGTTAAAACACCATCGTTCAAGCATTTGATGAAAATTGACTGCACTGACTTGGAGAAGGTTGGTCCGGATACGTTTGTCAGTACACTGCTTGGCCACCTCCTTCGCCAGCCGTGTGACCTCGTCAGAAGCCTTGGCGATATCCTTGGCACACTGGATGAGGGCACGCTTGTTTCCACTGCCTCCACGCACCAGACGGGACATCTCTGCCATGAGCAGGGCCATCCTTTTGGCAGCACCAATAATATCATTTCCCTGCACGGTGCAAGAGGGACATAATTAATCTgataaagtaaaagaaaagccaGTGTGCAAAGAATGTCACAGTACATGTGCAATGAATGGAGACCAAAGACAGTCTGTACACAGAACATGTCATTTATAAGTTTCAGTTATCTTTAAATGCATTACTGCGGTCGAAGTGATATGATTTCTACAGCAAATTTCCTGATCTCATTATTGATTTAGAAATTATAATCTGGAATGCCTCATTCACATTTATTGCAATATTGTGACAGGAATTTTGATAGGATTTCTGTGGTAATAGATGGGATAAGAGAGAATTAAAGGAATACAAAATCATCATGACTTTGCAAACCACTTTACGACCACGCTATTTAAAACTAAATCTAAactttagagcaggggtgtcaaatgtgcggcccgtgggccgcaggcggcccgagagagattttcatgcggcccgcgagaagtttccaacgcaaaaaaacgaaatgttaatttactaaaaaggaaggcataaataattgccatgaatcgcagcatatccgataatatatttcttctacaaatcgatcgttattccacaaagtttgacattttttttgttttctagaatgcatttgccgattttatttctttgtagacggtcgtttatttttattaaatgacCACTGTTATGCACTCTAACCACtgttagagtgtaaacaaaatgcatatttcctttaaacgtaactaaactgatattggattagataacaatagtaaaaaaaaagaatttttgttattttgagcgtgcggcccgtgagaaaaaaaattggtcaaatccggcctgccaagcaaaatgagtttgtcacccctgctctagagctTTGGTGCCATTTAGTTCAATGTCAATTAACGAAAACCAGGGGGGAGTAGATTCACTTTAAAACGGCACATCCTGCACATTTAGGCTTTTCTTTGCCCAGAGAAACGTTTTAGGGCaccagaaataaaagaaaaagaaagatgttTTCTGAGTGCGTTTACACGGCATCAGCCAAGATGCATGCTTGTAACAGGCTGACTTACTTTGCTGGACCATTTGCGCGCTTCATCGTGAAGCTGCTTGGCAGCCACCATCATGGGCTCATTAACCATGTCCCCAGTCTGCTCAGGGAACTCCTCATCTTTTTCCTCTGGAGGTGGAGGCCTGGGGGGAGGAACCTCACCCTCTGGAAGAGGAGGCTTGGGAGGTGCTGCTTCATCATTAATCTATACAGATTTAGAGGTAGAAGTTATTATAGCTTGACAGGTAGAATGCACAAGTGGTGAAAACGATCGTGCAGAGTCTTCATTCCAAGTGCTTATCTAAGGTCTCACAGTAAGCTGATCCAGTTCAGGAGGAGGCGGTGGGAAGTCTGGCTCTTGAGGTTGGAAGGCCTCCCTGACCTTTGCCACAGCACCGAGAATCTTGTAACCCGAGTCCAGGAACCCTTTCTGAAGACCTGGCAGAAAAAGAAGTTAGTGCAACTCAATAGGATCTTCCACACCCACAGAGACATAAAACTAAATCCTACAACCTGTTGGCAAAGTCGACTTACTTGGATCCTGGATATTCCCAGCCACCGCTTTAGCATTCATCACCATTGGAGAAATTGTCTGACTTAGTTCGTCAGATGCAGCCCTGACCATCTCCCTGAATTTGGGGTCCTCAGAATTCTCCACTTCTCGTTTTGCCACCAGGAGGATGCGGTTGGCTCTGCGGGCAATGCTGGTGGCACCGGCAACGAGCATCTGAGGCTGGTGATTGGCCATGGCTAGGCGGCACTTATCCAGGTCGTTCTTTATAGCTTCTTCCGATGCATCCAGCAGAGATTTGGTATCAATGGCCTCGTCGACTAAACCTAAAAAAATCCATGGTGAGTGATTAGGACTTACAGTGAGTGGTCTGAGATGTTAATTATTCATATGGGATCAGTTTCTTTATCGTATTTTACCTGTCATTTTCTCCACGTTGTCAATCCATTGATTTTTCATGGTCTCAAAATGTTCATATGCAGCTTGGTTGCCAGGGTTTCTCAGCAGAATTCGAGCAGCAGATACCacctaaaacaaataaatactgcCCTTTAATTATAAAGTACGTACACTAAAGGCTGAACACTCGACTCAAGTGGTGACAAACAATTGAGCTCTGTGCTTTGTGATGCAGGGTCGAGGTCAGACACAATcacaaatggagaaaaaaaaaccctcaaccGGAACATACTTGTGGTGTTAAGTCTCTTGTTGACTTGACAGCAGCCTGGATCCCCTCTACTGTGCTTTTGTTCGCAGTGCCAACGGCAGCAGCCTTCTCGGCTGTGGCGCCAAGCCTGTTGGCGTGGTTCTCAAAGTTGGAGGCTCTATCATCAAAGACCTACACACAATTATAAGAAAGTATTGTTAGACATAATACAGCAGCTTACTAACAAATATTACGGTTAGATAACAGCGTGGCGCATCAATGACCTCGTCTCTGTTGGGAGCATCAAGAGGGGCCGTGGCAGCCACTGCCAGTAACTTGATGGGGGTGGTTGTGTCACTGAAGATGTCAGACACCTCCTGAGTCATCGCCTCTTGCATCTTTCCTTTCAAGTcctgagagggaaaaaaaaaaaaaaaaaaagtttgtaaattTGGGTTTCATAGGTTATTACTTTGTTTGTTATTGTCTGCAGTATATCTGGGTCATGGTGAATATTTTACCCCTCATTATTTGTGtggactaggaatgggcgatattttaccgttcacgatataccgtccaaaaaattccccatggtaagaatttttcatctcgtggtaaaaactataaattcccattgatgacgtttatgtgtgaagccggatttatggtgttaaatccacgcacaacgtacgtgtgcatgaaggaaggaaggaaggaaggaaggaaggaaggaaggaaggaaggaaggaaggaaggaaggaaggaaggaaggaaggaaggaaggaaggaaggaaggaaggaaatgagccagaaagaaagaaagaaagaaagaaagaaagaaagaaagaaagaaagaaagaaagaaagaaagaaagaaagaaagaaagaaagaaagaaagaaagaaagaaagaaagaaagaaagaaagaaagaaagaaagaaagaaagaaagaaaattgatgacgtttagtagcatttagtattcttttagagcagtgttttgggggctccaaagactgaatgtggtgatagttATCGTTAttaggataaatgccagaaattatcgtgatacattttttggtccataccgcccatccctagtgtggaCTATTTCTAGAAGATCGATGGCGTCACTGCTACATACCCTCATCTCAGCACAATGCAAATGTGATCTGATTCTTTCAAAGTCTTTACTTATTTGCAGACTGTTTCCCAAATTCAAGAAAATTCAAGAAAAATTGTCAAGAAAAAGACTTTGAGGCATTTTTTTAAGATCATTTGACTATGCCCTGTATCtgacttgtttttctttttcctaatACTATAATTTCCACCGCAGTTAACCAGCAGAGGGAGTCGTTTATCTCCATGTGTAAATACAGGCTGATCACTGTGAGGCTACAGGTCTGAAAATGATTGTGAAGCATGTGTAGTCTTACTTTCAAAGCCTCCTGGAGTTGTTGAGCAATAGCGCGTGCCTGAGGGGAGTCCCCTTCACCGCGGGCGGCCAGGTCAGCCAGCTGGGCCATGAGCTGCTCTACCTGATCACACTTCCCCTGCAGCTCCTGTTTGTAGGGGCCAGCCAGAGCGTTGGCCAGCCGGCGGCCCTCGGCCACCAGGCCACGGATGGCTGCTTGGCCTAGAAGCACACAGAGAAACTTCACATTAAGatctatttaaaataaaagttaagctgATTACTACTTTTAGATTCATTTTTTATACCAAAACAGTGATATAAAGACAGtgttatgtctttttttttttttttgaatcagTTGAATTTAGATTCATTACTTATTTTCCAGCAGGCTCATACAGGActctctcagaaaatttgaatattgtgataaagttctttattttctgcagtgcaattaaaaaaactaaaatgtcacacattctggattcattacaaatcaactgaaatattgcaagcctttgattattttaatattgctgattatggtttacagtttaagattaagtttcccaaaatattcaaattttttgagataggatatttgagttttcttgagctgtaagccatgatcagcaatattaaaataataaaaggcttgcaatatttcagttgatttgtaatgaatccagaatgtatgacatttttgcattgcagaaaataaaaaggactttatcacaatattctaattttctgagacagtcctgtatatatacttTAGGTAAATCATGAATAAATTCATGAGTAATAATGGGCCATTTATGGAATTGACTTCCCGTGAAGTTCTTGATAGTTCTGACATATTTGGCTACTTCGACATTTATATTCATCTGAAAATAGCCACGTCTCTTGTATAATCCcatgttatttcttttttccccctaatacTCTTGGCACAAGTTATTTGTATTGCAGCCAGCTTCCAATTGCATTGTAAATATGTACGATGTTGTCCAGGTTTTTGGGGAGCCATGCCAAAACTGGAGAATCGCACAAACAGAGCTGGAAGAGCACGTTCACAAAGTGTCTGTAATAAAGCCACAGAAGCAGTGGAAGGAATGTGAGGAGAGGACAGGGACAGGAAGGAGTTGCAAAGGATGGAAGCCAGACTCACCCACACCGCTGTCATCCACGGTGGGATTGTCAATCCATCGCTGCGCCTGCTCGATCTTTCCTTCCAAATGAACAGCTGCCTTCGCAGGCCTGCTGTTGGCCACAGCCTTGTTGGTCTTGGACTGCAGATTCTGCAGGGCTGTTGCGATCTGCTTGGCCAAAGCTCTCGCCTCAGGAGTGTCACCTTTACCCCTAAAAGGGAATTAAAATTATTAACCTCCTTCATCATTAAGAAATGGCTGAAATGTGGTCTCTATGTCTGGCAGTGGCAACGCCACACTGCTGATGTATTCAAAGCCTGGTGCAGTCATACCTTCAAATATGGTCAAATGAGCAcaagtttcagtttttttttagtgtCTAAGTTAAGTCAAATGACATATGGATCGTTCCTCTTGAATTGTTTTggccagaagaagaaaaatcccTTATTCATAAGAATGactacacatttttcagttttagtttttcttgcATATCTAAAACCTGTTTTTTTGGTAGCAGACAGAGCTTGATGACAACAGTACAGATATTATTCAAATACTGCACAAAGTATCTGATTGCAATTTTTCTAAAGTAAAACATATAGGGAAGATCAAAGGGGCTTTAGACAATGACAATTAGTCTAAGGTTTAACCTTAGGAATAAAAACCTAGAATAAACTGGACTCATATCTTTGGCAGTCATTAACTTACTgtcttctgagatcagacagcttGGCAGACATAGCGGCAATCTCTCCAATAGAGCGCAACAGGTCTTCTCTTTCTTTGGGGTCCTCACACATGTCTGCAATCTTTCGTGCCTCACTGAGCAGGCCCTTGATATTTTCCTCTCCCTCTGGGCCACCATTAGGGTCTGCCAGCCAGCTCttcagaaaagagaaaacaaaaacaaaaaaaagagagagagaaacaatcAAAATGCATGTTATAACCAATTCTTTGTGAGCACTAAACTTTAATGACTCACTTGTGCAGCATCAATCCTTCTAGCAATGGCCTGCTTGGAGTTAGTCATGGCCTCCAGTTTGCGCGCAGCATTTTCCACTTTGCCTGTGAGCACATCCAGCCCCTGGGAGACCTGCTGTGCTCTCTGCATGGCAGCTGGGGATGTTCCTTGGCCTCTGGCGTAGACAAAAAACACATGGATGGCATTAGGCACCAGACTGCAGGAAACCTTTCACACGTCTACACATTAATGGAGGAAGGGCCTCTTGTTTTTGAGGTTAGTTCTACtcatataaaactttttttttctttttaagaggTTCTGTAGCCCCTACTTTGGATGAGGATTTTTTTATCTAATATGAAGGGAACCACCTGTGACAGAGATGACAAGTATATGGCGTTGGGTTTTAATGCAACACCGAAACCTACCATTAcaggtaaaaataaataaataaaaaattccagCAGCCATATgattaaaaatcatacaattcCCCAAAAGGTACACTGTACAAGCTCCCCAGTCTCCATAACCCTTAGAGAGCCCCTACATCTGTGTGGTCTAAATGCGGAGAGCAGCATCACGTTAAAGCCCAAACGTGCTGATTCTTGGCGTTTGTTTGCCTCATGGtctcatctatttttttttttatgtatccaTTTAAAGAACAGTATTCCTTAACTTATATGCTTCCATTTCTAGGACAGCCTCAGAAGTCTCTATTTTTTCAGACGAGTATCTTTAACAAGGGCTAAAAGTAGATTATGGATTAATACCGGACAGCTGCTCTTAATCTAGCATGACTCGAAGCCTCTGGTGACAATCAGATTTCATTTCATATTGGAAGGATTACACTTCCACTCTTACCCAGTATAATCTTCTAAACTATGCTTACTGTATTACACCATATACCCTACAGGGATGAAAAATTATACCACTGAAAGGGAAGAGCTTTAGTAAAGAAAATACTCCATGAAAGTGGAAACTTCTATTAGTCATACATTCAGCTGCTTCATCAGACATGGACTGGGactgacacacacatacaggactgtctcagaaaattagaatattgtgataaagtccttttattttctgtaatgcaaaaatgtcatacattctggattctggactgtaagccataatcagcaatattaaaataataaaaggcttgcaaaatttcagttgatttgtaatgaatccagaatgtatgacatttttttttttttttttttaaattgcattacagaaaataaagaactttatcacaatattctaattttctgagacagtcctgtatatattctccacctcttcttttttttttttttttttttttgaataaccTTTCCCCAGTAGCAGCCCAGAGTAGCAAAGTGATATTCTTTGTGGTAAACACTGTACCTGGACCTCAAGTCGGACACCTGGTCGGTCATCTGACCCAGGGTCTTGGCTGTGCCCACGATATCTCTGCGCTCTTTTCCTGCACAAAGTTCTCCAACTTTACCGGCTTCATCCAGGATCTGCCGGATTGCCTGCTCGCCTGCATCtcctgcaagaaaaaaaaaaaaaaaaaaatcaggtcaTAACAGGGATAATAATTTTAAGTTTAAGggctctttattattattaaatacctGGTTGAGCATTTGGATCCCTCAGCCAATTCTTAGCCTGGGCCATCTTTGAGTCAATGAGCCCCAAAGCTCTCTTCATGGCTTCTGTGTCCTTTGAGTTTGAAAGCAAAGAACAAATCAATATCTGACAGAGAATCATTGCAACCACTAcatgagaaaagaaagaaaaagacatgGGTTTAGCATTTAATCCAACCGAAAACATTATACAGAACATTTTATCTGGGTTAAgatgccataacatttgaagaTTTGTTCATGGTGCACCCACTCAACCAACTGAGCTATCCGGGGACCAAAGTCAGGACAAATTTAAAGTGAGCTCCAAGTGTCCTGTCTTCATCTGTTGGTCAGGAAAGTCACCAAGCTTGAGCTAATGTCATGATCAACCTCTAAtgcttagtttagtttaggtgAATGTATACTATAGCGATGCTGTATGGCATCTGTATGGCACAGCAATGTACAGCATGTCCATCATTCTTTGCCATGCTCAGTCCAGAGCTTTTCAATATAAATTGATTCTCCATTGTATTTCATTCAGAGTGAAAGAACTACAACATTCTGTCTGACAGCCGGTGACTTAACATAACACTTCTCATTGTTGAAAACTACTAAACAAAGCAGAGTCCTGTGGGCGCTCGAGAAGGAAAGACGCCAGATCAGAGGGGGAAGTGGTTAGATAATACAAAAACAGCAATTCAGAAAACACAATTTCTTCATAATGCAAGTCAACTCTTTTAAACATAGAGTGTTTCAgaacaaatcaaggcaaataaagattttttttttaaatgccatctataaaaagaaaaaaaaaaaaatatgagctGAACCATCATGCTGCATGTcaatatgaaataaaataagaatgtCTGATTAACTGAGGGTGTGATGCTACGATGCTAAACAAACGGGAACTAAAAGGTGCTAGGAGCCGTCACTGTTGTGTGGGTGCGTTAGTTCACTGATCAAACATGCTCAGCATGCAGCTGCTGTTCAGTCATAACCACTTACGAATGTATGCACATGGCAAGTTATGTAAAGTGAGTTTTGATTGATATTTAAATCCATTACACAATCATTACAGGTTATAAATATACAACTgcaagcaaaaacaaaacaaaaaatatgtgGTGTGATCCATGGTATTTTATAATGGGAATAGTGTATGGTTATTTTTCAGTAAAATCATTTGTGAGGAAACCAATATGATTTGCTTTGAAACAAAAAGTTAAGCAAAATCCATGTCAGAATGTCTCTGTGCTCTCCTCCTTCAGGACTCAGCAGAAACCTGATGTTCACAGCAAGTTGGGAGAAACCCTCAGAGAGTTCTCCTGAATGACAACAAAATCAATACTGTACGAGTCAGGTCAATCCATAACCCAACCATCCAAGGAAGTGGCAAGGTTAAAGTATCGTAGGAGGAGGACACACAGATGTTAATACAATGTAATGttacaaaatgaaagaaatccaAGAagtcaggaggggggggggggcacactcCATAGTTTGGCATGTCAGCAATTCAGCCTGCTTAAAACTTAATACGCTTTATTCCAAGACTACGAAAACATTTAAATTGATAACTGAACCTACTAACAGTCTATTCAACCTCCTTAATGTCTCACAACTGAGAAGCACACATGGGCACGACAAAGCACAATAGAGCACACTCATCCTTCAGACATGCTGCTGCACAACCAAGGAGCGACAGCGGTAGAGGCTTACCTTCTACAGGGGTGGAGGGGAGAACGAAATagtaaaaagaaaggaagaaccACATAAATACAAACATTCAACAAGACATACCAACtaagaacttaaaaaaaattataaattaaaaaaaaaaaaaaagagtggctCCTTCAGAGACTTCAAAGTTCCAACACAGGGCAGATGAGAGCATGCAGAGCTGATaaatatgaagaaaaacaaaaaagaagaccATATACAGGAAAAACAGTGAAAGTTGAAGAATGACTGCTGTACAAAGCAAAATCATTACTAACACCTATCAAAATTGCAAAAGGCCATCCTAAATCAAAAGAGAATAACCTTAGTTCTCTACCATTCTAGTCTGTGGACTtgagatatacagtatatggtgATGGTATGTGAGGGCATAATGggtgaaaacaaaacacacatgtcaaaaaaaaagaaggttgaACCGAGGTGCAGCATCCCAACACCTGATCCAAAGTTTTAATTCATGCAGAACTGAGCAGAAACTAATTAAACCAGAACTGTCAGAACATACCGCTTATTGTTTCTAAGCAACAGACGAAAGGTATCACTTCTGATCCTCCATCCGCAATGACACACCTGACCACTCCTATTGATTCCATATATCAATAGTAtagatcaaaatgacttaaatgCAAATCTCCATTTTTAATGAAAGTGACTCTGGAATCTACTGCTCTGCATCAAAACCACGTCTGGCTCTTCACAGGCTGCGACCAATATTCATGTTCAAAGTACCTTACAGTGCAAAATCACTAAACCTTTTCAAAAATCTCTCCCAACATTTCAATGTTGtaattgttttgggtttttttttaagtcaaactttttttccccattgatTTACTCTAAAATATCTACCAAATAATAATTCTCTCTCTTTAAGATCACCAGATGACCACCAATGGATCAATTATTATCAatttacccagaaccagttaaataaaataaaagttgaaaaattctgtttttaattttagtaagttttacagcaaaaaaaaaaaagaaattaaaaaaaagagagagagagccgtGTTGCCCAGCTTCATCCATGTGCTGCGATGGCAATATCATTAACTATATAGACCGTGCTATGCTCATATCCGCTGGATACTGGTTACTACAGAGGATAGATgtttatcacaatttaaaaTCCTTAAATGCTGACTTATTTGATCaaacacccccctccccctcccacaGACTCATTCACTTGTATGTTCTTATTTAACCATTTTTGGACCTTCTTACTTCATATCTGCAGACACACCCATATTTAGCAAACAACAGCATGTACCATAACAttttagacacttttttttttttccaaatcaggCAAAAATACCTGATTTATGGCACATACCTTGTTGGCCCAGGCATCTTCATCCCAGGATGTAAGCTGCAGCACCCTAATGATCTCATTTATTTCGGCACTCATCTTCTCAAAAGTGAAGTTTCGGTTTT is a window from the Cololabis saira isolate AMF1-May2022 chromosome 19, fColSai1.1, whole genome shotgun sequence genome containing:
- the LOC133418823 gene encoding vinculin; its protein translation is MPVFHTKTIESILEPVAQQISHLVIMHEEGEVDGKAIPDLSAPVAAVQAAVSNLVRVGKETVQTTEDQIMKRDMPPAFIKVENACTKLVQAASMLKGDPYSVPARDYLIDGSRGILSGTSDLLLTFDEAEVRKIIRVCKGILEYLTVAEVVESMEDLITYTKNLGPGMTKMAKMIDERQQELTHQEHRVMLVNSMNTVKELLPILISGIKIFVTTKTSGGQGVEEALKNRNFTFEKMSAEINEIIRVLQLTSWDEDAWANKDTEAMKRALGLIDSKMAQAKNWLRDPNAQPGDAGEQAIRQILDEAGKVGELCAGKERRDIVGTAKTLGQMTDQVSDLRSRGQGTSPAAMQRAQQVSQGLDVLTGKVENAARKLEAMTNSKQAIARRIDAAQSWLADPNGGPEGEENIKGLLSEARKIADMCEDPKEREDLLRSIGEIAAMSAKLSDLRRQGKGDTPEARALAKQIATALQNLQSKTNKAVANSRPAKAAVHLEGKIEQAQRWIDNPTVDDSGVGQAAIRGLVAEGRRLANALAGPYKQELQGKCDQVEQLMAQLADLAARGEGDSPQARAIAQQLQEALKDLKGKMQEAMTQEVSDIFSDTTTPIKLLAVAATAPLDAPNRDEVFDDRASNFENHANRLGATAEKAAAVGTANKSTVEGIQAAVKSTRDLTPQVVSAARILLRNPGNQAAYEHFETMKNQWIDNVEKMTGLVDEAIDTKSLLDASEEAIKNDLDKCRLAMANHQPQMLVAGATSIARRANRILLVAKREVENSEDPKFREMVRAASDELSQTISPMVMNAKAVAGNIQDPSLQKGFLDSGYKILGAVAKVREAFQPQEPDFPPPPPELDQLTINDEAAPPKPPLPEGEVPPPRPPPPEEKDEEFPEQTGDMVNEPMMVAAKQLHDEARKWSSKGNDIIGAAKRMALLMAEMSRLVRGGSGNKRALIQCAKDIAKASDEVTRLAKEVAKQCTDKRIRTNLLQVCERIPTISTQLKILSTVKATMLGRTNISEEESEQATEMLVHNAQNLMQSVKETVREAEAASIKIRTDAGFTLHWVRKTPWYQ